The DNA segment GAAGTAGGCGGCCGTGGTGCATGCGTGCTGTTCTTGTGCTCTTGCGCATGTCTATTTTCTGAAAAGTGTCTGTAGTCCTATGTTACAAAAAAAGATGTAAAAATTTTCAAGCTAGTAAGTAATAGTTTCGGTTTTATATAAGCATATTATAGTTTATTAAAcagaatttaataaaaatttataaacAACTTTATAATCACTTTTTTAACTTCTTTTTTAAGAGAGCTTTTCGCTTTTTCTCCAAAGCTTCCATTCGCATGTCTTCTAGATCTTCCATAATCCCTAAAAgcataattttatttcatctgtCTATAGATATTCATAAAATAACTTGCAAAGCATTATCGTGAAAGGTTTATTAATGTTACCTATTTTAGTAGATACATATTCCTCCTTAAGTTGCTGTGCGAAACTGCTTTCCATAGCCGCGTCGTCGTCATTATCTGCATATCTATATTTGTTTTTATCATAGCCAAATATTTCACTTATATATTTACTATAGTCTGCATTTTCTTCTTCTACTCCATCATCAATAAAATCGTCAAGCTCAGAATCGTATTCATCTTCCAGGCCAGCTTCGTCTGTTATACGACCTGTATCATTATAAATGttattttaagaaatattacgtTCTTGGTCTCGAATTACAAATATAAATCTGCTTCCATAAAAAAGTACGAAAGATACTTTAACAAAAACAAAATTTTAAGCTGCTTACGTTTATGATTAATTTGTGGCTTTCTTTGATCCTTCAACAAGGATACCTGTTTGGATTTAATTGGTTTTAAGTCTGCTGGTGGGAACTGTTTTATTTTGTCGTTCGAAGTCTGTGGTGGACGAGACTTCGTTATGCTAGTTGCCGGAGATTCTTGTGTATTTTTTAATAGTTGcggtttttctggaattttcgtTTTTGGTACTAACTTTTCAGTTTTTGTATTTTTTACATCCTCAATTTGATTTTTGCTTAGCCTcagcttctttttttcttcttcaatgACTTGCCGCATTTCTTCCAATTTTCTTCTCTCTGTTTCTAACTTTTTCCTTTCCTCTAAAAGTTTATCTCTCTCAGACGTTTTCGAAATATTGCACTTATTCATATTGATCTTATTCGGATTAGGTTTTTCACTAATTTTTTTAGAAGCCGCAGGCTGAGGTGCTGGTACTTTCAGAGGAATTTTATTCGAAACTGAAGGAGTCGCGGTTAATTTCTCGGGTACTTTTACCGTTTTGCTATTACAATTTGTATTATTACTAGAATCTTGTACTTTATTTGGTTTGTTAGGTACTGGAACTTTCCGGTCTGTACCGTTTTGATTACCGAGTTTACTTCGTTGTTCTTTTCGTTCCCGCCATTCTTTCTCTTTCGCGTATTCTTTCATTTGTTTTTTTGTTAATAATCTTTCTGGTTCTTCATTTTTTGGTTTTACATCAATAACGATCGGTTCATATTGTTTTTTTTCAGCAATTTTTAGTAATTCCGTGAAATCAATTGGCGGTGGCATCGGTTTTTTCTTGGCTTTAGGTTtatcttctttttcctttttatcaTCTTTATCACTTTTACTGTCTTTCTCTGATTTCTCTGTCGCTTCTGGTTCTGTGTCTTTTATAGAAAGTTTCCTTTTTCGTCGATGACCTAAAGCTTCTTCTACTTCCTGTTGTTTTAAAGCTTGTTTCACTCTATCCTGTAATTAATGCGTTACAGTTAATTGTAAGTCACAGGACATGAATTAATAATTTTGCTTACCTTTGTGGACGCAATATCCTTTATTGTTTTTCTGCGGCAGTCACTGAAATTTGTGTTTTGTGAAGGCATATTGTTATATTTACTCATTAACTGATTATAAAATGCAGACGCTTCCTGCGAGACGTATCCATAGTCATCCTCATCAGGCTGAGAAGGACCTAAAAACAGACATAAATATCCAAATATTTAGTAGCGGCCTTAAAATTATATCTCTGTACATAATCTGTTCAATTATGGTTTGCGCAATAATAACTTTCATCTTTATATTTAAGTCAGTTTTATTTTCTATGTAACCAGAATGGCATGCCAAAATAATTACTTCTCCCCCCAAGATTTAGCTAATGATTCTGAGACCATGGCTAACAGATTATCTGTTAGCTATGATACAAGAATTGTGACCTCGAGGTATCCTAGGGCCAGGAGGGAATCATCCCTACTTGACCAGGTGTTTATAGCTTGCATAAAGAGAGCCATCAGGTACCCACTAGCTAAGATAGGCAACCCTAGGAATACCTGGTGCTAAAGGAGGTCTCATTTATACTTTCTTCTCCAAAATGAGGCCTCAGACAGGGGCTGTGGTGTTTAGATTGTTATTAAACATATTTGTTACATTTCCCAGTCCCTCCCCAAGTGTCGGAGGCAGACTCGCATAGGGAGTTTTAGTCAATATGAATCCGGAACTACCCCGATTCTTTTTTTCAGAAAATAGAATGTCTATGAGAATTTCCATCTCCTTcgcataaaaagaaaaaatcaaCCTTTATCCACTGGCATAAAGAGGAATGGTAATACACAATACATTTATAAAaagcaatttatttaataaCTTTTAACAATAAAAAATGTCTTGTAATAATCCGATGGTGTTCCATTGCAATGAATCAGTTGAAAGATTCTACTCTTCGTACAGTTTGCAAGTTCTTCTCATTATGTTTTGATATCTTTCCATTGATTTGCAATCGTTGCTTTTAATTCTTAACAAATGTCAAATATTTCTTATTATCTTGATAAAATCAATTGTCTTGAGTATCCATTGTATTTCTTATAGCGACAATATTGTACTTGAGCTATATGACAGAGACTTGAGTATTACCCTGTTGACATTTGAACAATATCGTATTACGTTCTTACCATCTCCGGTTGTCATGAACATAATTAAAAGCTTTCCAAGCTTCTCAACTTCTTTCTCAAATCTCAATTTCatcttatattttatattttcaagGTCTGTTACAAGTTAAATTGTACTCTTGAGCTTAATAAACTCCATTGGTTCAATCATTTCACGTAGCAGAATTTAGCATTTATGTAGTATTATGATATAATGTAATAGTGGAATATTGTAAAAGTCTCTCAGAAAAGCCCATCGAAACATATCGAAGCATGTGGAGACGACAAAGAGTATCGAACGAGACAGTCTGAAACTGTATGTCACAAATATAAGAATATATATTTTGTGAATCTCTTATTTCTCCATTTACCATGAATGATGAATAATTTGTGCAATACGATATGCAcaacattgcttcgacacaattTGATACATATTGCTATAAGTTGTCTGTTCGAACTACTACTGGAGCTTTATAGGCCACTCTAGTACGCACTCTGTGACTGATAAGTCCTAAGAGATGTGTGAAACAAATACTCAAGGTTGTACAATGTAATTGTaattacataaatattataatcATAAAATGTGGATATTAAAAGAACAGGCAACGCCCGTGCGAGTGTTAAAACAATATGATATTTATGTAACAAGGGGGGGAAGACTCAAGATTGTATTAATAAAATCAGAAAACAAATATATATACAGTATTTACGAATTGcactgtatatatttcattgttAGATTTAAACAAATCAGTTCAAATGTTAGTTCTTAGCTATTATTCTTTTGTTTAACATAGGATCATGCAAAAACATTTCTTTCGGGTATATTCCAGGTCCATATTCCCTACGGATAAATTTGCACATATATAAATGCCTCTTTCTGAACTTGGTCAGGCATTAGAATTGCGTTGAAGAGCTTAGGAAGATTCTAGAGCTGGTTCGATCAGCGTGTGGCTTCCTAGAAACGTAGCGCTTTGTGGCACAATTCGAGAGAGTTATTTAAAACTTATCAATAGATATACACGTCTATCTAAATATTTACACGCACGCTACATTTTCCCCTGCTTATCgcgtgtttgagatatttgttTCAAAGTCTCGCTCTTCCCCCGTAGCTGTgacaacaaaaaagaaaaaaaaatatatttcagttCACACCAGAGATtttttatttgcaaaattttcagGCAAATTTTGTCTGCATCGCACTGATCATGAAATGCTTTCAATattgaaagaaataaaaaagaagttcTTACAATTGGTAAATTATCACACTACAGTACTACTTGATAAattttcattattattattcttattatCATGATAATTATTTCCTAGATTTTCATTCaaatcacagtacataattaattATCTTAAAGatatatatttgaaataaatatataagGGCCAATAATATTAATCCTTATATGTACTGAATGTAAAGAAAAACTTGATcaatgatgataatgatgatgatgatgatgatgatgatgatgataataataataataacaataaaataataatgataatagtcAACCAAGAGTCTGCCCCCTAGACTATTCTAGAATTATATTTACTCTGACCTTAATTTGCTCGGTATCCTCTGCCACGTAAATCCACAAAATCCCACTGCCCTGTCGGACCGTGGAAAAGTAAGAAGGCATTGCGTTGATTGTATATATTCATATTCAATTACCTGCGGGCAAAAACACTGCCCATTATGGATATAGACTGATACTGCTAAATACTCGTTAATATGTAGATCAATGATCACACACAGGATTGTATTACTTTTTCCTCAGAACCTACACTTTAACCTACGCCAACTTAGATTAAATTGACGAAGTAGCAACGTGAATAGCACTCTTCTACTACTTTGAAGAAACGATTACGATACAAAAGGAAACGAAACGTTAAGGAtatcatacatacatacatatgagTGCGTATATGTACAGGCATAGTTGGTGTTTTTTACATTAGTCTATTTTCTTTAGGGTACCCAAAGTTTTTTATCGAaccttatacttcttaaaagtaTTAGACGATTGAAGTTTAGGGATGCTACTTCGAGTCTAAGAATTATCTGGTTCAGAAGTTATTCGACAGAAAAGTTTGCAAATTTTAGAATATGCTAAcggcaagtgtcccattttggCACATGCGCACAATTAAcaattatataaatttataaataaatacgATTAGATTATACAAAATTGGATACAGTTAGATTATTAGGCGCAAATAATTATCTAATCACAGCTTTTGattttatatacatttaaaAGAACAGAAAGATATGCATAAATTAAGATATTGTCCACACCAATGTCAATCTTATCAACTTTTATGCTAAACTCTATAATCGGTCGAACCATACCTTAAACCAGATAAATCCTAGATAAAACAGTGTTGTAGAATCCTGTTTGTCGAATACTTTCACAGAATATAAAGATCAATACAGAAATTTAGTCGgtataaacatatatatgtatataacattgtaataatattaatattaaataaaactgacgtacatatattataaaataaaatatagaaaccctaattttttatttcttttacctgcgaaaaaaaaaacatgGGCTACAAGTGTAATGAAAATGTTGCTTGTAATGTGGCATTAAAAACAAACTACGATAATGCAACGATATAAGCAATTCGAATGGAAATCAATACCTATACCTCTTAATAATTACCAAGTACATCATATACATATGTTGTACTTTCTctttaaaactttactaaaatgAAAAACATACATAAATGGATCTAAACACATTTGTGATACATTATCATAAAAAAATTTCTCGAGTATCTCCTAGAATACATTTTAAGAGATCGGTTTACTTATGTAACAATGTTTCTTACCTGCCATAGTAACGGCCGTATTGTCATTGTCAACCGCATCTGCCAATACTGATTTATTCGCAgccttacatacttttaaatgcTTGTTTATTCGACTTTGGGCTTTGTGATCGCGTAGCGCTAATAAATTCTAAACACAGAGAAAGAACAACGATAAGGAACTAAAGACCATTCCACGTACTTTGTCAGACATTTAAGGAATGAACTGTAATTAACTAAATCATCCATtacctctctttttcttttctcttctagAGCTTTCCGTCTCTCCTCTTCCTCTTTGCGAGCTAAAAATTTCTTAATATTTTCCGACAGCGACTTGCTCTGTTTAGTCGGTTTTTTGGGTGGTGCGAATTTCGTTTGATAGCAGGCGATCGGCTATTTGTGGGGCAAAAATATAATCTCGTTAGAGCGAACAATTTACATGGACCATTGTTAAATTACATAATAGTTCCAAGTATAATTAAAACGAAATAAAAAGGACCAACCTGCTTGCTATTCTCATTTTTCTGTGCTACACTCAATAATGTACCAAAATCCATTGTAACAATAAGGCAAgagatgtatatatatatatatatacgtgtatatatattaaattataagtATCATAGCTCTTAATTTTACATGTTCGATTTACAGTTCTGTATGTAACTATGATTGTTCTAATGTATCTCGAGATCCTTACACGCTTTCAATCGAACACTTGGCACGTATGTACAAATTATTGGTGAAATAACTGGGAGCGCTGGAAGCGTTAACATGGCGGACTGCGTAGGACATCTATTGTACGGAGAAGTTGGTACACACCGGCTTCATCGATTCAGCCCGTTCGCCTGATACAAGCCTGACCAATGAGGGAAtgataatattaaaattaacgAGACTGTCTGTACATTGAGTCGATGCGTTTGTTTACTATCAGAATGTTATTATTTTTATCATTGAGAACCTTGTACCGTCATTCCACAGGACGAGTCACTGAAGGCAAAATTTTGCACGCAAGAGTTAACAGGAATTAGTATTATTATTAGTCATCGTACTACTTTCTACCTGCAAAATTTTATTCATGTTATCCGTCGCAGAATCTTTAAAAAGAGTGTTCGAATTGGTCGCACAGTGTTATCGACAGTTAATTAATTTATCGATGGACCAGTGGCGCCATCTGTGTGaagagtgctcaaactggtcgcacatcgttatcgacagcgaagtgaactttggaaaactagtggcgccatctctgaagAAAGTGTTGAAACTGATTGAGATATAGTTTCAATGTTTCTCGCAGAGATGACGCCACTATTTATTCGATACTTTACTTATcggtcgataacgatgtgcgaccagacAAGCACTTGTGTTTGTGTACATGATTTTGATAACTCAGATTTATTGCTTTATATTAATAATTACTGTATGGAAATGAGTAAATCGTTGATAAAAACCGTAAATACAATATAATTATCAAAacatataaaaattatttattttgcgGTAACAACAGTATGTTTCTTAATATTATATTTGTGTCTGAATGTTGACTACCGACACACgttttgaaaaattgaaaaatattagaTAAATTGTCGATATTACTGTACAATGTGAGTATGAAAATGTAACGCCATATTAATGGTTCTATGTCCGAGGAGgactgaagtaataataacagtagGTTTTTTACAGTATCCCAGTTCCTTTTATTGATGTGCGACTTTATTTCGCACAGGATTCTATGCTTGGATAAACCTCTGAAATATTGCTCGTGTCTTTTATAATTGTGTACAACTTTACAGTGAGCGTGAATGCTTTCCGATTTTTCTGCTTTTTCCAATTTAGAATGTTTCTTCAGTTCATCTTGTCGATGTATTCGCAGCGCTTCTATAGCTTGATTCTGAAAACAATTTAATCTTTAACACTAGACAATACAGAATTACGATGAAAAATCTCACTGTCACATACCACTTTTTTCCGTTTAATCTTTTGCATTTCTCTTCCTTATTTCTTCATACAATTCAACGCAATCGTTATAGTCTTGAATACCATTTATTATAGTGTATCTCCTGTTAATTTAAAGTGGATGAATTAATATCTATAAAAGTATGTAATTAGACAAAATTTCACAAATTTTATGAAGTCCTCATTTATATTAACGTAAAGTGACCAGACATTCCATATTTAGTTTTCTCGTCTCCACAATGCGTTCCACATCGGACAATCTTTAATCTATTTACTGCCGACTACAAGATATCTCGTAGCTTGAAGTTTCATGTTTTCTTTAAAATAAATCTTGACACCCAGTGCAACGAATGGGTTAATCCTTTCGATGAACAAACTTTCTGTTTATTCATTATTCAGACTTCTTACAGAATTAATGTTGATGTTGACACTAGCTTAAAAACATTGAAGGTTATGTTGCGAGTGAAATGGAATCTCTTCAATACTTAGAAGAAATTTTGTAAGAAACACATCAGAAAACGATGAATTATTGAAAATATTCATATTTCAGAGAAGCACGAGCGATCATACCTTCATCTGCTACGTTCATTTTAATTTTATGTACGACTGTTATTGTTCCATTGTTCCATTACGATATGTACACACgataataaaaaatgaaacaTTTTTATTTTACTCGTTTCGCATGTTCCATTGTGATATATCCGGCCACTTTACGTTAGCATAATAAAATTCGTAAAATCAACGTAATTTCTACCTAAAATTTTTTGTATACACCAAGAGCGATTCTGTCGCGTAATCGCACGCGCCGCCATTTATGTTTTGCTCCGCTGTGACGTTGAAAACACCGGACCTAGATAAATGGTGCTgagtaatatttttaattacagcGCA comes from the Xylocopa sonorina isolate GNS202 chromosome 1, iyXylSono1_principal, whole genome shotgun sequence genome and includes:
- the LOC143422916 gene encoding protein SPT2 homolog: MDFGTLLSVAQKNENSKQPIACYQTKFAPPKKPTKQSKSLSENIKKFLARKEEEERRKALEEKRKRENLLALRDHKAQSRINKHLKVCKAANKSVLADAVDNDNTAVTMAGPSQPDEDDYGYVSQEASAFYNQLMSKYNNMPSQNTNFSDCRRKTIKDIASTKDRVKQALKQQEVEEALGHRRKRKLSIKDTEPEATEKSEKDSKSDKDDKKEKEDKPKAKKKPMPPPIDFTELLKIAEKKQYEPIVIDVKPKNEEPERLLTKKQMKEYAKEKEWRERKEQRSKLGNQNGTDRKVPVPNKPNKVQDSSNNTNCNSKTVKVPEKLTATPSVSNKIPLKVPAPQPAASKKISEKPNPNKINMNKCNISKTSERDKLLEERKKLETERRKLEEMRQVIEEEKKKLRLSKNQIEDVKNTKTEKLVPKTKIPEKPQLLKNTQESPATSITKSRPPQTSNDKIKQFPPADLKPIKSKQVSLLKDQRKPQINHKRRITDEAGLEDEYDSELDDFIDDGVEEENADYSKYISEIFGYDKNKYRYADNDDDAAMESSFAQQLKEEYVSTKIGIMEDLEDMRMEALEKKRKALLKKKLKK
- the LOC143424184 gene encoding uncharacterized protein LOC143424184 encodes the protein MQKIKRKKVNQAIEALRIHRQDELKKHSKLEKAEKSESIHAHCKVVHNYKRHEQYFRGLSKHRILCEIKSHINKRNWDTVKNLLLLLLQSSSDIEPLIWRYIFILTLYSNIDNLSNIFQFFKTCVGSQHSDTNIILRNILLLPQNK